A window of Polaribacter litorisediminis contains these coding sequences:
- a CDS encoding DUF423 domain-containing protein, whose product MTQIALIFGSLFGLTAVIFGAFGAHLLKKKLTSDQLQSFETGVKYQMYHGILLLVLGFNLKTSTAFDNSMMYAFIIGTFLFSFSIYGLVISSANHKKLKFLGPITPLGGLFLVVGWALLIWKFFFPY is encoded by the coding sequence ATGACACAAATAGCATTAATTTTTGGTTCTTTATTTGGACTTACAGCCGTTATATTTGGCGCTTTTGGCGCGCACTTACTAAAGAAAAAACTTACTTCAGATCAATTACAAAGTTTTGAAACCGGTGTAAAATATCAAATGTATCATGGCATACTTTTACTTGTTTTAGGTTTTAATTTAAAGACAAGTACCGCCTTTGACAACTCTATGATGTATGCTTTTATAATAGGAACTTTTCTGTTTTCTTTTTCTATTTATGGTTTGGTCATTTCATCTGCAAACCATAAGAAATTAAAGTTTTTAGGCCCCATAACCCCTTTAGGAGGTTTATTTTTGGTTGTAGGCTGGGCACTATTGATTTGGAAATTTTTCTTTCCGTACTAG
- a CDS encoding TPM domain-containing protein → MKNLIDSSRLIVIGKKIIFLFAFISALNVCSQGFKIPEKPKFQTSIYDYVNLLSDAQKNRLENKLIRYSDTTSTQIVIAIIASTEGENISYLAANWGEKWGIGDAKKDNGVLVVLAKDDKKIAIQVGKGVEYVLTDFQSKRIIERVMIPEFKKGDFYSGLDRGVDYIFKTLNGEFTGTPKKNEKGFDPGVLVFVIIIIIIVLLISRGNKNNKGGGRGFRRGSLADTIFTAIVLSNSGRSGGFGGGFGGSSGGGGFGGGFGGGSFGGGGASGGW, encoded by the coding sequence ATGAAAAATTTAATTGATAGTTCTCGGTTAATCGTTATTGGTAAAAAGATTATCTTTTTATTTGCCTTTATTAGTGCCTTAAATGTATGTTCTCAAGGATTTAAAATTCCTGAAAAACCAAAGTTTCAAACGAGTATATATGATTATGTAAACTTACTTTCGGATGCACAAAAAAACCGTTTAGAAAATAAATTAATCCGTTATTCAGATACCACTTCGACACAAATTGTGATTGCTATTATCGCATCTACCGAAGGGGAGAATATCAGCTATTTAGCCGCCAATTGGGGCGAAAAATGGGGAATTGGCGATGCAAAAAAAGACAATGGCGTTTTAGTTGTATTGGCTAAAGATGACAAGAAAATAGCCATCCAAGTAGGAAAAGGTGTTGAGTATGTATTAACAGATTTTCAATCGAAAAGAATTATTGAAAGGGTTATGATCCCCGAATTTAAAAAAGGCGATTTTTATAGCGGTTTAGATAGGGGAGTCGACTATATTTTTAAAACGTTAAACGGCGAATTTACAGGAACCCCTAAAAAAAATGAGAAAGGTTTTGATCCTGGAGTGCTCGTTTTTGTCATCATTATTATCATTATCGTTCTTTTAATTTCTAGAGGAAACAAAAACAATAAAGGAGGCGGAAGAGGTTTTAGAAGAGGTTCACTCGCAGATACTATTTTTACTGCCATAGTTTTAAGTAACTCTGGCAGAAGTGGCGGTTTTGGAGGTGGTTTTGGCGGTTCTTCAGGCGGAGGAGGCTTTGGAGGTGGTTTTGGCGGTGGAAGTTTTGGTGGAGGCGGAGCTTCTGGCGGATGGTAA
- a CDS encoding TPM domain-containing protein — protein sequence MSKVEEFLTQKDEEEIVSAIQTAEKNTSGEIRVHIEASSEKDHYERALEVFYLLKMEATKDANGVLIYVAVHDKKFVICGDEGINNVVPKDFWNATKDRIQHHFKKGNFKQGIVAGILIAGKELKAHFPYQTNDTNELSNEVSKG from the coding sequence ATGTCTAAAGTAGAAGAATTTCTTACCCAAAAAGATGAAGAAGAGATTGTTTCTGCTATTCAAACTGCAGAGAAAAATACTTCTGGTGAAATTCGTGTGCATATTGAAGCTTCCTCAGAGAAAGACCACTATGAACGTGCGTTAGAAGTGTTTTATCTCTTAAAAATGGAGGCTACCAAAGATGCAAATGGTGTTTTAATTTATGTAGCCGTACATGATAAAAAATTTGTAATTTGTGGAGATGAAGGCATCAATAACGTGGTGCCTAAAGATTTTTGGAATGCAACAAAAGATAGGATTCAGCATCATTTTAAAAAAGGGAATTTTAAACAAGGTATTGTTGCAGGAATTTTAATAGCTGGTAAAGAATTAAAAGCTCATTTTCCGTATCAAACCAATGATACCAATGAACTTTCTAATGAGGTTTCTAAAGGATGA
- a CDS encoding LemA family protein, protein MKKWLIPVIIIVAVAFGFYSWAKGFNNNAVILQEDAKTTWSNVESAYQRRNDLIGNLVKTVQGAADFEKSTLTDVINARAKATSVNINADNLTPEKMAQFQQAQSGLNGALSKLLVSVERYPDLKANQNFLELQSQLEGTENRINVARDRFNEGVNNYNKHIKIFPNSLLAGIFNFKEMNRYQANAGSENAPDINFDFNNKKE, encoded by the coding sequence ATGAAAAAATGGTTAATTCCCGTAATAATAATTGTGGCAGTCGCCTTCGGATTTTACAGTTGGGCAAAAGGATTTAATAACAATGCTGTGATTTTGCAAGAAGATGCAAAAACAACTTGGTCTAATGTAGAAAGTGCCTATCAAAGAAGAAATGATTTGATAGGAAATTTGGTAAAAACAGTGCAAGGTGCTGCAGATTTTGAAAAAAGTACCTTAACAGATGTTATTAATGCAAGAGCAAAAGCAACTTCTGTAAATATTAATGCTGATAATTTAACACCTGAAAAAATGGCGCAGTTTCAGCAAGCACAATCTGGATTAAACGGAGCATTGTCTAAATTATTAGTTTCTGTAGAACGGTATCCCGATTTAAAAGCGAATCAAAATTTTTTAGAATTACAAAGTCAACTAGAAGGAACTGAAAACAGGATTAATGTTGCCAGAGATCGTTTTAATGAAGGTGTTAATAATTATAATAAACATATTAAAATCTTTCCGAACTCTTTATTAGCAGGGATCTTTAATTTTAAAGAAATGAATCGTTATCAAGCAAATGCGGGATCAGAAAATGCACCGGATATCAATTTTGATTTTAATAATAAAAAAGAATAA
- a CDS encoding SDR family NAD(P)-dependent oxidoreductase produces MKVKNKIVIITGAGSGIGKATAIHFAKKGATVVVSDINLEKAQEVAEEIVTNGGKSLPIKANVAKFEEVENLIHTTVEQFGRLDVIVNNAGIGPNLLKTHESLLKDWNRVISVNQTGVFYCMKVALTQFLIQGYGNIVNIASLAGLKASPNNISYSASKFAVVGMTKSAAMEYASKNIRINAVCPGYTESALLNQLLNAKPEMDAILKSVIPMKRYGKTEEIADAVVWLASDNTKFITGQTITLDGGTSL; encoded by the coding sequence ATGAAAGTTAAAAACAAGATTGTAATTATTACAGGAGCAGGTTCTGGTATCGGGAAGGCAACAGCAATTCATTTTGCAAAAAAGGGAGCAACGGTGGTCGTTTCTGACATCAATTTAGAAAAAGCACAAGAAGTGGCTGAAGAAATTGTAACAAATGGAGGGAAATCGCTACCTATAAAAGCGAACGTTGCAAAGTTTGAAGAAGTAGAAAATTTAATACACACAACGGTAGAACAGTTTGGTCGTTTAGATGTCATTGTCAATAATGCCGGAATCGGTCCTAATTTGTTAAAGACACACGAATCATTATTAAAAGATTGGAATCGCGTAATTTCAGTAAATCAAACTGGCGTTTTTTATTGCATGAAAGTAGCTTTGACCCAATTCTTAATACAAGGTTATGGCAATATTGTAAATATTGCTTCTTTAGCAGGTTTAAAAGCATCACCCAATAATATTAGCTATAGTGCCAGTAAATTTGCAGTAGTTGGGATGACAAAATCAGCAGCGATGGAGTATGCCTCCAAAAACATACGTATAAATGCGGTGTGTCCTGGTTATACAGAATCTGCTTTGTTAAATCAATTACTCAATGCAAAACCAGAAATGGATGCCATTTTAAAAAGTGTCATTCCCATGAAACGATATGGAAAAACTGAGGAAATTGCGGATGCGGTGGTTTGGTTAGCTTCTGATAATACAAAGTTTATTACAGGACAAACCATCACATTAGATGGCGGAACATCGCTCTAA
- a CDS encoding phosphotransferase family protein translates to MSNQKVRKGEELNDVLLKKYLQENGLISTVESELVVQQFTHGFSNLTYLLSIEEKEYVLRKPPKGAIKRGHDMHREFKVQSGVNKAFSKVPKMFTFSDDEMILGSDFYIMEKVEGIILNYKEAHQRNIAAEDYKTIADSWLDTLVALHAIDYNAIGLADLGKPEGYVQRQVFNWGKQYIKAKTAENLEAEMVMEWMEAHQPKAYEHCLIHNDFKYDNVVFKDDSWQEVAAVLDWEMATLGDPFMDLGTSLGYWTVATDHDFVKQGIPSPTIFEGNPIRSEIAKMYLQKSGRNTAHLVFYYVFGLFKIAVIAQQIYYRFSKGFTTDERFSNLNKASELCCKLALKAIQTKSID, encoded by the coding sequence ATGAGCAATCAAAAAGTAAGAAAAGGCGAAGAATTAAATGACGTTTTATTAAAGAAATATCTTCAAGAAAACGGACTGATCAGCACTGTGGAAAGTGAGTTAGTTGTGCAGCAATTTACACATGGATTTTCTAATTTAACCTATCTTTTAAGTATTGAAGAAAAAGAATATGTTTTAAGAAAACCACCTAAGGGCGCAATCAAACGAGGTCATGATATGCATCGAGAATTCAAAGTGCAAAGCGGGGTAAACAAAGCATTCTCTAAAGTGCCAAAAATGTTTACTTTTTCTGATGATGAAATGATTTTAGGAAGTGATTTTTATATCATGGAAAAGGTAGAAGGCATCATCTTAAATTATAAAGAAGCACATCAACGAAATATAGCGGCAGAAGATTATAAAACGATTGCTGATTCTTGGTTAGATACTTTAGTAGCATTGCATGCCATAGATTATAACGCGATTGGTTTGGCCGATTTAGGGAAACCTGAAGGATATGTGCAGCGACAAGTTTTTAATTGGGGGAAGCAATATATTAAAGCAAAAACAGCCGAAAATCTGGAAGCCGAAATGGTCATGGAATGGATGGAAGCGCATCAACCAAAAGCATACGAACATTGTTTAATTCATAATGATTTTAAATATGATAATGTAGTTTTTAAAGACGATTCTTGGCAAGAAGTTGCGGCTGTTTTAGATTGGGAAATGGCAACTTTAGGAGATCCTTTTATGGATTTAGGAACTTCTTTGGGATATTGGACGGTGGCAACAGATCATGATTTTGTGAAACAAGGAATCCCTTCCCCAACTATTTTCGAAGGAAATCCGATTCGCAGTGAAATTGCAAAAATGTATCTGCAAAAATCAGGTAGAAATACAGCGCATCTAGTGTTTTACTACGTTTTTGGTTTGTTTAAAATAGCTGTAATTGCACAACAAATATATTATCGATTTTCCAAAGGTTTTACTACAGATGAACGATTTTCAAACTTAAATAAAGCATCGGAATTGTGTTGTAAATTGGCTTTAAAAGCAATTCAAACCAAATCGATAGATTAG
- a CDS encoding acyl-CoA dehydrogenase family protein — protein MNFKYSEKSIQLQQKLTAFIEEHIVPVEEEFIAFQNDVANLWKRFPKTEMLKQKAKEAGLWNLFLPKEYGDLSPGFTNLEYAPLAEIMGKKIWISEIFNCSAPDTGNMEVLAKYGSDAQKQQWLTPLLNGEIRSAFLMTEPQVASSDATNIETSIVLEGDEYVINGHKWWSSGAMDPHCEIAIVMGKTNPDAHRHQQQSMILVPMNSKGLKIIRPLAVLGFYDSPEGHAEIILENVRVPKENLILGEGRGFEIAQGRLGPGRIHHCMRLVGMAQYALELMSQRTLERETFGKKFYEYSSIRQEIAKSACEIEQARLLTLSAADKMDTVGNKEAKDIIAMIKIVAPNMAQKVIDRAMQVLGGKGVGQDTYLPHYFAVARMLRLADGPDEVHMYQLGKSCIKKYGNNV, from the coding sequence ATGAATTTTAAATATTCAGAAAAATCAATTCAATTACAACAAAAGTTAACTGCTTTTATAGAAGAACATATTGTTCCTGTAGAAGAAGAATTTATTGCTTTTCAAAATGATGTAGCGAATCTATGGAAACGTTTCCCTAAAACAGAAATGCTAAAACAAAAAGCCAAAGAAGCGGGTTTATGGAACTTATTTCTTCCAAAAGAGTACGGAGATTTAAGTCCAGGATTTACCAATTTAGAATATGCACCATTAGCAGAAATTATGGGAAAGAAAATCTGGATTTCAGAAATTTTTAACTGTTCTGCCCCTGATACAGGAAATATGGAGGTTTTAGCAAAATACGGAAGTGATGCTCAAAAGCAACAATGGTTAACACCTTTACTAAACGGAGAAATTCGTTCTGCTTTTTTAATGACAGAGCCACAAGTAGCCTCTTCCGATGCTACAAACATCGAAACTTCGATTGTTTTAGAGGGTGATGAGTATGTGATTAATGGTCACAAATGGTGGTCTTCAGGAGCCATGGATCCGCATTGCGAAATAGCCATTGTCATGGGTAAAACAAATCCGGATGCACATAGGCATCAGCAACAAAGCATGATTTTAGTGCCTATGAATTCAAAAGGATTAAAAATTATAAGACCACTTGCTGTTTTAGGTTTTTATGATTCGCCAGAAGGACACGCGGAAATTATTTTAGAGAATGTTAGGGTGCCAAAAGAAAATTTAATTCTGGGAGAAGGTAGGGGTTTTGAAATTGCGCAAGGACGTTTAGGTCCGGGCAGAATTCATCACTGTATGCGTTTGGTTGGCATGGCGCAATATGCTCTAGAATTGATGTCTCAAAGAACTTTAGAAAGAGAAACTTTTGGCAAGAAGTTTTATGAGTATAGTAGTATTCGTCAAGAAATTGCAAAATCTGCCTGCGAAATTGAACAAGCAAGACTGTTAACGCTATCCGCAGCCGATAAAATGGATACGGTAGGAAATAAAGAGGCAAAAGATATTATTGCAATGATTAAAATTGTGGCTCCAAATATGGCGCAAAAAGTAATCGATAGAGCGATGCAAGTTTTAGGCGGAAAAGGTGTTGGGCAAGACACGTATTTACCACATTATTTTGCGGTTGCAAGAATGTTGCGTTTGGCAGACGGACCCGATGAAGTGCACATGTATCAACTCGGTAAAAGTTGTATTAAAAAATACGGGAATAACGTATGA
- a CDS encoding AAA family ATPase translates to MKILKIELQNINSLKSEKPILIDFENEQFRDAGLFAITGSTGAGKTTILDAITIALYQSVPRFKNSKGSLIDVVSHGANDAFSRVTFENDHLVYEAFWGMRLASKAGKKLNKPIEEVRLKNLTSKVTLATQKTSLKEEILRVTQLDYNQFLRSVMLAQGEFASFLTAKGPEKGKLLEQITGEEIYKKIGQGISDRKSKEESLLRDIQAKINSDDMISEEMKIELNQKDKVLDAEILRTEKEIEAIQFAVNWYVNFKKLATDSVQLEAVDEVLKADFIYHKNDFQLLDIHEKAAQFQELIQNLNRNEKSRTDNINQGIDLKNQLSKLKPQIESIEQQTTKEAISLENSEKEFRDWLPKFDLVTELDSKLKNEAENRKKTSDKLEELIQQISSLKATKAKLSTELNEKKGYIKKGEAYVASHKFLEEVDAQISNWTTDLITLKNNKETVKQNLLFVDSQQKKLEITQSEFLKNKKNLDEKLREIEKDEKEFTLINLALEKHNLTNLLAEKDKVSATESNWKQFQNLSEQYQKEFKEKDASTKRQHAFVKSLESIQKEIIDFEKQIKKQETAVLDAERILNLEKSIAKYEEDRQNLVVGEPCSLCGSTEHPFAVHLDTIGVSKSELEFQNRKIELEKIKESKADLDKKEVSLQTEIVGITKRIKSIVKEITSIELEASKLNMDCELTNKPRIKTVLDASTEKIKLLNIQITSARKLQIQKDKADTILTGKRQSTEALKIKDIAFIEKIKHIELDIQDKQKLIEEGLKSCEILEDSLRVKLSKFEFKVPSIEQTNRFIDEIESEIRRYKIAQKKLDALKANVAVINTNLVNNQKQLEIHFKTEKDCKESIEKSEVTSRYLKNERVAILPMNISVETKRKSLQAVKKQLTDKLEESKKERQNLLDVKTNKEALKIENENAQKKLKEEFIVWSTSLASQLEHSDLNSKQDVENALLHKEDILKYTENKEGLKKRQLRLKTLQETNLKDTADLNASKNFEISEEESKLTLEKLKSKNKDLSTEKGKIFEAFRKDQEIKNRNQEIYKKITNQELICDVWKELFRIIGNSKDAFNTYVQRLTLKHLLDLANIHLLKLNKRYSLKMEEVYKPKEELNFNLIDHYQTDQARLVDTSSGGEKFIISLALALGLSDLASKNVKIDSLFIDEGFGTLDNKTLETVIATLETLQSEGKLIGIISHVENLKERIPTQIKITKKSNGISTVALI, encoded by the coding sequence ATGAAAATTTTAAAAATAGAATTACAAAATATAAATTCACTAAAATCAGAGAAACCTATTCTGATTGATTTTGAAAACGAGCAATTCAGAGACGCTGGTTTGTTTGCAATTACAGGATCAACCGGAGCGGGAAAAACAACTATTTTAGATGCCATCACTATAGCTCTGTATCAAAGTGTTCCGCGTTTTAAGAATTCTAAAGGTAGTTTAATAGATGTGGTAAGTCATGGTGCCAATGATGCTTTTAGTAGAGTAACTTTCGAAAACGATCATTTGGTTTATGAGGCTTTTTGGGGAATGCGTTTGGCTTCTAAAGCAGGTAAAAAATTAAACAAGCCTATAGAGGAGGTAAGATTAAAAAACTTGACAAGTAAGGTTACTCTGGCCACTCAAAAAACGAGTTTAAAAGAAGAAATTTTAAGGGTTACGCAATTAGATTATAATCAATTTTTAAGATCGGTAATGCTGGCTCAAGGGGAATTTGCTTCATTTTTAACAGCGAAAGGTCCCGAAAAAGGAAAACTGCTAGAGCAAATTACAGGAGAAGAAATCTATAAGAAAATTGGGCAGGGAATTTCAGATAGAAAATCTAAAGAAGAAAGTCTTTTAAGAGATATTCAGGCTAAAATTAATTCGGATGATATGATATCTGAAGAAATGAAAATTGAATTAAATCAAAAAGATAAAGTATTAGATGCTGAAATTCTACGGACAGAAAAAGAGATAGAAGCAATTCAGTTTGCTGTAAATTGGTATGTAAACTTTAAAAAATTGGCAACTGATTCTGTACAATTAGAAGCAGTTGATGAAGTATTAAAAGCTGATTTTATATATCATAAAAATGATTTTCAATTATTAGATATCCACGAAAAAGCAGCACAGTTTCAAGAATTAATTCAAAATTTAAATAGAAATGAGAAATCTCGCACCGACAACATAAACCAAGGTATTGATTTAAAAAATCAATTATCTAAATTAAAACCACAAATTGAAAGTATAGAGCAGCAAACTACAAAAGAAGCGATATCATTAGAAAATTCTGAAAAGGAATTTCGTGATTGGTTGCCAAAATTTGACTTGGTTACGGAACTAGACAGCAAGCTTAAGAATGAAGCCGAAAACAGAAAAAAAACATCAGATAAATTAGAAGAATTAATTCAACAAATTAGTTCTTTGAAAGCTACTAAAGCAAAATTATCAACTGAATTGAATGAAAAAAAAGGCTATATAAAAAAGGGGGAAGCGTATGTAGCTAGTCATAAATTTTTAGAGGAAGTTGATGCACAAATATCAAATTGGACAACAGATTTAATCACGTTAAAAAACAATAAGGAAACTGTAAAACAAAATTTGTTGTTTGTTGATAGCCAGCAAAAAAAGCTAGAAATTACCCAATCTGAATTTTTAAAAAACAAGAAAAATCTCGATGAAAAGCTGCGTGAAATTGAGAAGGATGAGAAGGAGTTTACCCTAATTAATCTAGCATTAGAGAAACATAATTTAACGAATTTATTGGCGGAAAAAGATAAAGTATCAGCCACTGAATCCAATTGGAAGCAATTTCAAAATTTATCAGAACAATATCAAAAAGAGTTTAAAGAAAAAGATGCTTCTACAAAGAGACAGCATGCTTTTGTTAAATCATTAGAAAGTATTCAAAAGGAAATTATCGATTTTGAGAAGCAAATTAAAAAACAAGAAACGGCTGTTTTGGATGCAGAGAGAATCTTAAATTTAGAAAAAAGTATTGCGAAATATGAAGAGGATCGACAAAATTTAGTAGTTGGAGAACCTTGCAGTTTATGCGGTTCTACAGAGCATCCTTTTGCAGTACATCTAGACACTATTGGTGTTTCAAAATCGGAATTAGAGTTTCAGAACCGTAAAATTGAATTAGAAAAAATAAAAGAATCTAAAGCTGATTTAGATAAAAAGGAGGTTAGTTTACAAACTGAAATTGTTGGGATTACAAAACGAATTAAATCGATTGTTAAAGAAATTACGAGCATTGAATTAGAGGCGTCAAAATTAAATATGGATTGCGAATTAACAAATAAACCTCGTATTAAAACTGTATTAGATGCATCCACAGAAAAGATAAAACTTTTAAATATTCAAATTACAAGTGCTCGAAAATTGCAAATTCAGAAGGATAAAGCCGATACGATTTTGACGGGTAAAAGACAATCTACAGAAGCTTTAAAAATAAAAGATATCGCTTTCATAGAAAAGATAAAACACATAGAATTAGATATTCAGGATAAACAAAAATTGATTGAGGAAGGATTAAAGTCTTGTGAAATTTTAGAGGATAGTTTGCGAGTTAAATTATCTAAATTCGAATTCAAAGTACCTTCAATAGAACAAACGAATAGGTTTATCGATGAAATTGAAAGCGAAATTAGACGCTATAAGATTGCTCAAAAGAAGTTAGATGCCTTAAAAGCGAACGTTGCGGTTATCAATACTAATTTGGTGAATAATCAAAAACAATTAGAAATTCATTTTAAAACTGAAAAAGATTGTAAAGAATCGATCGAAAAATCTGAGGTTACTTCTAGATATTTAAAAAATGAACGCGTTGCTATTTTACCCATGAATATATCGGTTGAAACAAAAAGAAAAAGTTTACAAGCTGTTAAAAAACAGTTGACGGATAAATTAGAAGAAAGTAAAAAGGAGCGGCAAAACCTATTAGACGTTAAAACTAACAAGGAAGCTCTAAAAATTGAAAATGAGAATGCTCAAAAGAAGTTAAAAGAAGAGTTCATTGTTTGGTCTACCTCACTAGCTTCACAACTAGAACATAGTGATTTGAATTCGAAACAAGATGTTGAAAATGCTTTGTTGCATAAAGAAGATATCTTAAAATATACTGAAAATAAAGAAGGTTTAAAAAAGCGACAACTTCGATTAAAAACATTACAGGAAACAAATTTAAAGGATACAGCAGATTTAAATGCCTCCAAAAATTTTGAAATTTCAGAAGAAGAAAGTAAGCTTACTTTAGAGAAATTAAAAAGTAAAAACAAAGACTTATCAACGGAAAAAGGTAAAATATTTGAAGCATTTAGAAAAGACCAAGAAATTAAAAATAGGAATCAAGAAATCTATAAAAAAATAACAAATCAAGAATTAATTTGCGATGTTTGGAAAGAATTATTTCGAATTATAGGAAACTCAAAAGATGCGTTTAACACCTATGTGCAAAGACTTACTTTAAAGCATTTATTAGATTTGGCGAACATACATTTATTGAAGTTAAACAAACGATATTCTTTAAAAATGGAAGAAGTTTACAAACCAAAAGAAGAACTTAATTTTAATTTAATTGATCATTATCAAACAGATCAAGCAAGGTTAGTAGATACTTCAAGTGGTGGAGAAAAGTTTATTATTAGTTTGGCTTTGGCATTAGGATTGTCTGATTTGGCTAGTAAAAATGTAAAAATAGATTCTTTATTTATCGATGAAGGATTCGGCACTTTAGACAATAAAACGCTAGAAACCGTTATTGCTACTTTAGAGACTTTGCAATCAGAAGGCAAATTAATTGGCATTATTTCACATGTAGAAAATTTAAAAGAACGGATTCCAACCCAAATAAAAATCACAAAAAAAAGTAACGGAATTAGTACAGTTGCGCTGATATAA
- the sbcD gene encoding exonuclease subunit SbcD: MKILHTADWHLGHRLHENSQFEEQTLFLKWIENYINEEKIDVLLISGDIFDSGSPSNQSMKMYYNFLIKLKTTTCKFIVITGGNHDSAGILNAPKELLEVLSIKVVGKATENIVDEIFEIDIDNEKVIIAAVPYLRDGDIRRAVAGESFEDLTDKYKTALINHYQLAAEQCKLINTKKVPVIAMGHLFAVGGTISDSEQNIYVGTLGHIGAADFPTYFDYIALGHLHRPQIIGGNEKVRYSGSPNILSFSEVNYDKKILVLTVEESKITTIKDVVVPCFRNFYCLNGTVSECIEKFPDLISNAHELTPWVEIILNENHTINTNALKKEAEKYSFEILKTSLKKQQTNIGIEELLKNTKSIKELLPTEVFKLKCKEMGVNLSEKPKVSDAFNEILQTVKNQ; encoded by the coding sequence ATGAAAATACTTCACACCGCAGATTGGCATTTAGGACACAGACTGCATGAAAATTCTCAATTTGAAGAGCAAACTTTGTTTTTAAAATGGATTGAAAACTATATCAACGAGGAAAAAATTGATGTGCTTTTAATTTCTGGTGATATTTTTGATTCGGGTTCACCATCGAATCAAAGTATGAAAATGTACTATAACTTTTTAATAAAATTAAAAACAACAACCTGTAAATTTATTGTGATTACAGGAGGAAATCACGATTCTGCAGGCATTTTAAATGCACCAAAAGAATTGCTAGAAGTACTTTCGATAAAAGTTGTAGGCAAGGCAACTGAAAATATAGTAGATGAGATTTTTGAGATTGATATCGATAACGAAAAGGTAATTATTGCTGCTGTGCCGTATTTGCGCGATGGCGATATTCGTCGTGCCGTTGCAGGCGAATCTTTTGAGGATTTAACTGATAAATACAAAACAGCATTAATTAATCATTATCAATTGGCGGCAGAACAGTGTAAATTGATCAATACAAAAAAGGTTCCGGTTATTGCCATGGGACATTTATTTGCAGTTGGAGGTACCATTTCTGATAGTGAACAAAATATTTATGTAGGAACTTTAGGCCATATTGGCGCAGCAGATTTTCCAACATATTTTGATTATATTGCTTTAGGGCATCTACATAGACCACAAATTATTGGCGGAAATGAAAAAGTACGCTATTCTGGTTCACCAAATATTTTAAGTTTTAGTGAGGTAAATTATGATAAAAAAATACTTGTTTTAACGGTAGAAGAAAGTAAAATAACAACGATTAAAGACGTTGTAGTCCCTTGTTTTAGAAATTTTTATTGCCTCAATGGAACCGTGAGTGAATGCATAGAAAAGTTTCCAGATCTTATTTCTAATGCCCATGAGTTAACACCTTGGGTTGAAATCATCTTAAACGAAAATCATACTATAAATACAAACGCGTTAAAAAAGGAGGCTGAAAAATATTCGTTTGAAATTTTAAAAACATCGTTAAAAAAACAGCAAACCAATATCGGAATTGAGGAGCTTTTAAAAAATACAAAATCTATTAAAGAATTGTTGCCAACAGAAGTCTTTAAATTAAAATGTAAAGAAATGGGTGTCAATTTATCCGAAAAGCCAAAAGTATCTGATGCATTTAATGAAATTTTACAAACTGTTAAAAACCAATAA